Proteins from a genomic interval of Methanofollis formosanus:
- a CDS encoding magnesium transporter CorA family protein produces the protein MLQIFKTHQDERGTFIERLDVIEPGAWILCTAPEEGEITRAAGIMEMAPEDIRAALDEEERPRMESEEGRTLVLIDVPVRIPGKPAGTFSTIPLGIAINDQYILTICLQEIPILQDFVAGKVKTFYTFKKTRFLLQILYRNASYYLTYLRQIDRRSSEVERELHASLRNEELIQLLNLEKSLVYFSTSLKSNEVVLEKIMRFKPVRMFADDEDLLEDVIIENKQAIEMANIYSNILSGTMDAFASIISNNLNIVMKFLASITIVLAIPTMIASFFGMNVGLPFADEPLAFAIVLVFSMVISALLAMVLVRKKML, from the coding sequence ATGCTCCAGATCTTCAAGACGCACCAGGACGAGCGCGGGACATTCATCGAACGACTCGACGTCATCGAGCCCGGGGCCTGGATCCTCTGCACGGCGCCCGAGGAGGGCGAGATCACCCGTGCGGCAGGGATCATGGAGATGGCCCCCGAGGACATCAGGGCCGCCCTCGACGAAGAGGAGCGGCCGCGGATGGAGAGCGAGGAGGGCAGAACCCTTGTACTCATCGACGTGCCGGTGCGGATCCCCGGCAAACCGGCCGGCACCTTCTCGACAATCCCGCTCGGGATCGCGATCAACGATCAATACATCCTGACCATCTGCCTCCAGGAGATCCCCATCCTCCAGGACTTCGTCGCCGGAAAGGTCAAGACCTTCTATACCTTCAAAAAGACGCGGTTCCTCCTCCAGATCCTGTACCGCAACGCCTCCTACTATCTCACCTACCTGCGCCAGATCGATCGGCGTTCCTCCGAGGTGGAACGAGAACTCCACGCCTCGCTGCGCAACGAAGAGTTGATCCAGCTCCTGAACCTGGAAAAGTCGCTGGTCTACTTCTCGACCTCGCTGAAGAGCAACGAGGTGGTGCTCGAAAAGATCATGCGCTTCAAACCGGTGCGGATGTTCGCGGACGACGAAGACCTCCTGGAGGATGTCATCATCGAGAACAAGCAGGCGATCGAGATGGCGAACATCTACTCGAACATCCTCTCGGGAACAATGGACGCCTTCGCCTCGATCATCTCGAACAATCTCAACATCGTGATGAAGTTCCTCGCCTCCATCACCATCGTCCTCGCGATCCCGACGATGATCGCGAGTTTCTTCGGGATGAATGTCGGCCTCCCGTTCGCGGACGAACCCCTGGCCTTTGCGATCGTCCTCGTCTTCTCGATGGTGATCTCGGCGCTCCTCGCCATGGTGCTTGTCAGGAAAAAGATGCTTTAA
- a CDS encoding response regulator, which translates to MVQGSERIISLASTNRGGMIRNERLLVLLVDDDPEVLERTKRWFEETGEFLCTTAPSAEDALGLLPGGGFDAVVSDFQMPGMDGVTFFKTLRAQGSRIPGVLYTGMGRDSVLEAALAAGASFYVRKGVGTRAELVELAHAVRAAVALGDLT; encoded by the coding sequence ATGGTGCAGGGGTCGGAGCGGATTATTTCCCTTGCGTCCACCAATAGAGGAGGGATGATCCGGAACGAGCGTCTTCTGGTCCTCCTGGTCGACGACGATCCCGAGGTCCTGGAAAGGACAAAACGCTGGTTTGAGGAGACCGGGGAGTTCCTCTGTACCACCGCGCCCTCTGCAGAGGACGCCCTCGGCCTTCTGCCCGGCGGGGGGTTCGACGCCGTCGTCTCAGACTTTCAGATGCCCGGGATGGATGGGGTCACCTTCTTTAAAACCCTGCGGGCGCAGGGTTCCCGGATCCCCGGCGTCCTGTACACTGGCATGGGCCGTGACTCGGTTCTTGAGGCCGCTCTTGCCGCGGGCGCCTCCTTCTATGTACGAAAAGGGGTGGGGACCAGGGCCGAACTGGTCGAACTTGCCCATGCTGTCCGGGCAGCCGTGGCGCTCGGCGACCTGACCTGA
- a CDS encoding MarC family protein — MDNPLSVLFYAFATLFIILDPLLSIPIFVGLTEGCRPEEKAQQAWLAVRVAGAILTVFLFFGLAIFDLLGISPASFKVAGGLLLLILGMQVALGIELPHDLKGQQNIAGVLIGTPLLCGPGAITTITLLSTKCGIPITAAALILCLAVTWLILRYAADILRILGETVTDIMGKVLGMFLAAIAVRLIAEGVTGLAG; from the coding sequence ATGGACAATCCTCTCTCTGTCCTCTTCTATGCATTCGCCACGCTCTTCATCATCCTCGACCCCCTCCTTTCCATCCCGATCTTTGTCGGGCTCACCGAGGGATGTCGGCCTGAAGAGAAGGCACAACAGGCCTGGCTGGCAGTCAGAGTAGCCGGTGCCATCCTCACCGTCTTCCTCTTCTTCGGCCTTGCGATCTTCGACCTCCTCGGGATCTCCCCGGCGAGTTTCAAGGTAGCGGGCGGACTCCTCCTGCTCATCCTCGGGATGCAGGTGGCACTCGGCATCGAGTTGCCCCACGATCTGAAAGGACAGCAAAATATCGCCGGCGTCCTCATCGGCACTCCATTGCTCTGCGGGCCGGGCGCGATCACGACCATCACCCTCCTCTCGACGAAGTGCGGCATCCCCATCACCGCCGCCGCCCTCATCCTCTGCCTCGCGGTCACCTGGCTTATCCTGCGGTACGCCGCAGATATCCTGCGCATCCTCGGCGAGACGGTCACCGACATCATGGGGAAGGTGCTCGGGATGTTTCTCGCGGCGATCGCCGTCAGGCTCATTGCCGAAGGAGTGACTGGACTTGCCGGATAG
- a CDS encoding MarC family protein, whose protein sequence is MEDPLTAFLYAFATLFIILHPLLVIPAFLGLTRGYTSEEKRRQASIATAVAGGLMITFLILGLPIFNLLGITLPSFEVAGGLLLFIIGMQQALGIEYSPDAAGHQKNIGVIIGTPLICGPGAITTVILLSTKCGILVTLPALLITLAFTWFTLRYAGTIQRMLGETVSGVLTNVFGMVLAALAITLIAEGIEGLV, encoded by the coding sequence ATGGAAGACCCCCTCACCGCCTTTCTGTACGCCTTCGCCACGCTCTTCATCATCCTCCACCCCCTCCTGGTGATCCCGGCCTTTCTCGGGCTCACCAGAGGGTACACGAGCGAAGAAAAGCGGCGGCAGGCAAGCATCGCCACAGCCGTAGCCGGCGGGTTGATGATCACCTTCCTCATCCTCGGGCTCCCGATCTTCAATCTCCTCGGGATCACCCTCCCGAGCTTCGAGGTGGCGGGTGGCCTCCTCCTCTTCATCATCGGGATGCAGCAGGCGCTCGGGATCGAGTATTCTCCGGACGCAGCAGGCCACCAGAAGAACATCGGGGTCATCATCGGCACGCCCCTCATCTGCGGGCCCGGAGCGATCACGACGGTGATCCTCCTCTCGACCAAGTGCGGCATTCTCGTGACCCTGCCTGCCCTTCTCATCACGCTCGCCTTCACCTGGTTCACGCTCAGGTATGCCGGGACGATCCAGCGGATGCTCGGCGAGACGGTCAGCGGCGTCCTGACCAACGTCTTCGGCATGGTCCTCGCCGCCCTCGCGATCACCCTCATCGCCGAGGGG